From Penicillium psychrofluorescens genome assembly, chromosome: 6, one genomic window encodes:
- a CDS encoding uncharacterized protein (ID:PFLUO_009407-T1.cds;~source:funannotate) produces the protein MGFSEGGTMAALLLIEDARHSFAGFKCGIFFSSAVPFDPDVVRTRHLRCIDPTIDGVVIHVPTAVIVEKNFARLRHLSPLDKLWPDDEEALVSICAESVREVVRHDLGHHVPGSASSTEGLTATLQAIERTIERASELYS, from the coding sequence ATGGGTTTTTCGGAGGGCGGGACCATGGCAGCTCTACTACTGATTGAAGATGCCAGGCATTCCTTCGCGGGGTTTAAATGCGGTATCTTCTTTAGTTCTGCCGTGCCTTTCGACCCGGATGTCGTCCGTACCAGGCACCTGCGTTGTATTGATCCCACCATTGATGGGGTGGTGATCCATGTGCCAACGGCGGTTATAGTTGAGAAGAACTTTGCTCGACTACGGCATCTTTCGCCACTGGATAAATTGTGGCCAGATGATGAGGAGGCCCTGGTCTCGATTTGTGCGGAGTCCGTACGAGAGGTGGTTCGGCATGACCTAGGGCACCACGTCCCCGGGTCCGCGTCGTCAACGGAGGGGCTGACAGCAACCTTACAGGCCATTGAACGGACAATTGAGCGGGCCAGTGAGCTGTACAGCTAG
- a CDS encoding uncharacterized protein (ID:PFLUO_009411-T1.cds;~source:funannotate) → MSHPENPLSNLDLWCEWTGDPNDAVEVGFAINVWCAPDMTALLPILNTRAYDRVAYSVIVLKGEGGSDDEDENRDEDETNTNIYKNNNNNNQQDQNSETSLEAPGVQTQKRQEKKKTSLGLSPRSPYAFPRPWPVLATPTSPSLSSTPATPTAPAPTPASMSVSLSGTRFVSPADEVLQRVSEELEEDMENEEVGSRDGSVVVHGVNESGGMDDMDETENGCCGLSCEPAQEQDCEVDDHGLELRPQDEGHDGDNVNDNDRSKGQDHDQEHCQDEGHGQDEDHDLPAPIYTGGIWITAEDDDEPQATAVTPSSLYNPRKRSATVASLPDSIPDSERDYEGYKHKLVVDESIISPIKSANRDSRLPRPISLKLPVEVKPENIPLPRDSAPVLEVDFRRFEQIDSLAKEYGVPLVKKNLDQLPSTARKETFRPEIERLSTVVNTDTTSLKQNSSLPDYESDRESSGDDGIPLAGHFLSELDISPDTHGSNAQPQLVLIDGTFYVRISAKVKPAIYEVHIKVFIHVQKARPEGWNALMIPGLPRLRAGEYGYIVLCMPLDKGIEFRTTPFKRAQFVEGCLMAQFATSSNLVVPLRIFDKEYYGYVKDFKIKQMIRSDIVDENKETSLVKYSAVCSIEPVQRIFRSDQCSFVIYVHGGPPGEYACDLTSSDSKLQTIDLIAKPGFRQLGLAAIEVRCRSSDLEKFLVTWSVALSRKNLSTWLPRIKATANTDDNKSELSLIAHLGLVDRPVQPTEKKEEKETTNGEDRDCASCKAPHTDGTTELEFSCIWKSPKWWISLALVCCMFISCVYVFGPKPNDSSPVETALADNLPLASMNTDTGMEIPKVIFGQNDQPEEFDHADLDEENVQEVVVPTESFTLRDRFDRFFGWSEPAIVDNA, encoded by the exons ATGTCCCACCCCGAAAACCCACTCTCCAACCTCGACCTCTGGTGCGAATGGACCGGCGACCCTAACGATGCCGTGGAAGTGGGATTCGCCATCAAC GTCTGGTGTGCACCCGACATGACAGCCCTCCTCCCCATACTGAACACGCGCGCTTACGATCGCGTCGCATACTCGGTCATTGTTCTCAAGGGTGAGGGTGggagtgatgatgaggatgaaaACCGggacgaggatgagacgAATACCAATAtctacaagaacaacaacaacaacaaccaacaAGACCAAAATAGCGAGACATCCCTCGAAGCGCCAGGAGTGCAGACGCAGAAGagacaggagaagaagaaaaccagTCTGGGTCTGAGTCCGAGATCTCCATACGCTTTCCCCCGGCCGTGGCCTGTTCTTGCTACACCtacttctccttctctgtCTTCTACTCCGGCTACACCCACGGCGCCGGCGCCTACACCTGCTAGTATGAGTGTGAGTCTCAGTGGGACGCGTTTTGTGTCGCCTGCCGATGAGGTGCTGCAGCGGGTTAGtgaggagttggaggaggatatggagaatGAGGAGGTTGGATCGAGGGACGGGAGTGTTGTTGTTCATGGAGTGAATGAAAGTGGTGGGATGGATGATATGGATGAGACGGAAAATGGATGCTGTGGTTTGAGCTGCGAACCGGCTCAGGAGCAGGATTGTGAGGTGGATGATCACGGACTGGAGTTGCGGCCTCAGGATGAGGGCCATGACGGAGACAATGTCAATGACAATGACAGAAGCAAGGGCCAAGATCACGACCAGGAGCACTGTCAAGATGAAGGCCATGGTCAGGATGAGGATCACGATCTCCCTGCACCCATCTACACTGGAGGAATCTGGATCACTGctgaagacgacgatgagccTCAAGCTACTGCCGTGACTCCTAGTAGCCTCTACAACCCACGCAAACGTAGTGCGACGGTGGCTTCCCTTCCTGATTCAATTCCTGACTCGGAACGGGATTATGAAGGATACAAGCACAAGCTCGTGGTGGATGAGTCGATCATATCTCCCATCAAATCTGCGAACAGGGACAGccggcttcctcgcccaATCAGTCTGAAGTTGCCCGTTGAGGTGAAGCCCGAGAATATACCGCTGCCTCGAGATTCTGCACCCGTGCTTGAGGTTGATTTTCGACGCTTCGAGCAAATTGATTCCCTCGCAAAAGAGTACGGCGTGCCTCTCGTCAAGAAGAACTTGGACCAACTGCCGTCCACCGCAAGGAAGGAAACGTTCAGGCCTGAGATCGAGAGGCTTTCGACGGTTGTGAACACCGATACCACATCTTTGAAACAGAACAGCTCGCTTCCTGACTATGAGTCTGACCGAGAATCTTCCGGAGATGACGGTATTCCTCTGGCGGGACACTTTCTTTCCGAACTCGATATCTCTCCAGATACTCACGGATCTAACGCACAACCGCAACTTGTCCTCATTGACGGTACATTCTATGTACGAATCTCAGCGAAAGTCAAGCCCGCAATCTATGAAGTGCATATCAAAGTCTTCATTCATGTCCAGAAAGCAAGGCCGGAGGGTTGGAATGCGCTGATGATCCCGGGATTGCCACGGCTGCGAGCCGGCGAATATGGCTACATCGTCCTTTGCATGCCTCTCGACAAGGGAATCGAGTTTCGTACTACACCATTCAAGCGAGCTCAATTTGTTGAGGGTTGTTTGATGGCCCAGTTTGCCACATCCTCGAATCTTGTTGTGCCTCTGCGGATCTTCGACAAGGAGTACTACGGCTATGTAAAGGACTTCAAGATAAAGCAGATGATTCGATCCGACATTGTTGAcgaaaacaaagaaaccTCCTTGGTCAAGTACAGTGCAGTTTGCTCGATCGAACCGGTGCAGCGCATTTTCCGCTCTGATCAGTGCAGTTTTGTCATCTATGTGCACGGAGGTCCTCCTGGTGAGTATGCCTGCGACTTGACCTCCTCTGACAGCAAACTCCAAACCATCGACCTGATAGCTAAGCCGGGCTTTCGTCAACTCGGTCTCGCCGCGATCGAGGTCCGTTGTCGGTCTTCCGATTTGGAGAAGTTTTTAGTGACATGGTCTGTCGCACTGTCGCGGAAAAATCTGTCGACCTGGCTGCCTCGCATCAAGGCCACTGCAAACACCGATGACAACAAATCTGAATTGAGCCTTATTGCGCACTTGGGGCTGGTGGACCGGCCTGTTCAACcaacagaaaagaaggaagagaaggagacaacGAATGGCGAGGACCGGGATTGCGCATCTTGCAAAGCGCCACACACTGATGGCACGACCGAACTGGAGTTTTCTTGCATCTGGAAATCACCAAAGTGGTGGATTTCCCTGGCCCTGGTCTGTTGTATGTTCATCAGTTGTGTCTATGTTTTCGGTCCCAAACCCAACGACTCGTCCCCTGTCGAGACCGCGCTGGCAGATAATTTGCCTCTGGCTAGTATGAACACGGATACCGGGATGGAGATTCCAAAAGTGATTTTCGGGCAAAATGACCAGCCGGAGGAGTTTGATCATGCTGatctggatgaggagaatGTGCAGGAGGTGGTTGTTCCTACGGAATCGTTCACTCTTCGAGATCGATTCGACCGTTTCTTCGGCTGGAGTGAGCCTGCTATCGTGGACAATGCATGA
- a CDS encoding uncharacterized protein (ID:PFLUO_009409-T1.cds;~source:funannotate) gives MPKQEIYHLHPSGWENDPEEERFKVSTLDYLSVITYNNYGLYFRLDDADKPRVAEVLKAGLERTLSQARHLCGTIEKDAEGGHSFVKRKDSTVRFFVQWLDSEEDSKHYPTFDELEKGHFRTSLLGDLKKWSVPPMTYGEKPEAHPDNSPVTACYKANFIRGGLVFIMHHHHYSNDVMGWAGLVHQLAENCSAIVNQTPFPSWDPSCLDVSRFTKAEIPDESKVDGPPAPARHADHLPSQILLFHLPKSKAAALKKLASPTDGSWISTYDAFSAFLWRTISRLRAPHFKPNLSEPLFWVEAMDMRRRMHSPKVAPRMQHNVLTGALSTTAPVTQPTAGDVISEWPLTKLASYVRQMTNSVTQETLDQLLDMVAMVRDKTALNMRIDSYPPMSLLQTDHRDANITIANFGFATPATYRHLIDRSTQGVLIIYPSRSPSPESDEGPEFSLVYEKELSQALIEDPEWCEYFEYRGLEASDAPQTD, from the coding sequence ATGCCTAAACAAGAGATCTATCACCTTCATCCCTCTGGCTGGGAAAATGATCCCGAGGAGGAGCGATTCAAGGTCTCAACCCTCGACTACTTGTCGGTGATTACCTACAACAACTACGGCCTGTATTTCCGTCTGGACGATGCAGACAAGCCCCGTGTCGCTGAGGTCTTGAAGGCCGGCCTTGAGCGGACTCTGAGCCAAGCAAGGCATCTCTGCGGCACAATTGAGAAGGACGCCGAGGGAGGCCATTCCTTTGTCAAGCGGAAGGACAGCACCGTCCGCTTCTTTGTCCAATGGCTGGActccgaagaagacagcAAGCACTATCCGACCTTCGACGAGCTTGAGAAGGGCCATTTCCGCACTTCTCTGCTAGGAGATCTCAAGAAATGGAGTGTGCCCCCGATGACATACGGAGAGAAACCCGAAGCTCACCCGGACAACAGCCCTGTAACAGCGTGCTATAAGGCCAATTTCATCCGCGGCGGACTGGTCTTCATCATGCACCATCATCACTACTCCAATGATGTGATGGGATGGGCGggcctcgtccaccagctggccgagaactgCTCTGCAATTGTCAACCAGACGCCCTTCCCCTCCTGGGACCCCAGCTGCCTCGACGTGTCCCGCTTCACCAAGGCCGAAATACCCGATGAATCGAAAGTTGATGGTCCCCCAGCGCCCGCGCGTCACGCAGaccatcttccttcccagATTTTGCTGTTCCACCTCCCCAAAAGcaaggcggcggcgctgaagaagctcgctTCGCCGACGGATGGATCCTGGATCTCCACGTACGAcgccttctccgcattcCTATGGCGTACCATTTCGCGTCTGCGTGCCCCCCACTTCAAACCAAACCTTTCAGAACCTTTGTTCTGGGTAGAGGCCATGGACATGCGACGTCGGATGCATAGTCCCAAGGTTGCGCCGCGGATGCAGCACAACGTGCTGACGGGAGCCTTATCCACAACCGCACCAGTGACCCAGCCCACTGCCGGAGATGTGATCTCCGAGTGGCCACTAACAAAGCTCGCCTCTTATGTTCGCCAGATGACCAACAGCGTTACGCAGGAGACCCTGgaccagctgctggacatggtggccatggtgcGAGACAAAACAGCACTGAACATGCGCATTGACTCGTACCCGCCCATGTCGCTCCTCCAGACGGACCATCGCGACGCGAATATCACCATCGCCAACTTTGGCTTTGCCACCCCAGCCACTTACCGTCATCTGATCGACCGGTCGACGCAGGGTGTGCTAATTATCTACCCATCTCGCAGCCCGTCTCCTGAATCCGACGAGGGTCCGGAGTTCAGTCTCGTGTATGAGAAGGAACTGTCGCAGGCGCTGATTGAGGATCCGGAGTGGTGCGAATACTTTGAATACCGCGGTTTGGAAGCCAGTGATGCTCCCCAGACAGATTAG
- a CDS encoding uncharacterized protein (ID:PFLUO_009410-T1.cds;~source:funannotate) codes for MASQQDRTVIIGISGPSSSGKTTLARLLQRVFCGVRLEANGSDASQDGNKLNTFIIHEDDFYYPDDKIPWTTTPSGVKLQDWDTADAIDIDFLAQALAYVRSNGHLPPRLQSKEDQNAATDFGVSDAVIAELRDEVESKLSSQRKSTTTTPQKDGQGPEQGQGEKAKGTIAFLEGFLLFSPPPPLQPPSQQNGSDTAHTLQPVHSNIHLSLFLPCSYDVVKARREGRTGYVTIGPGPEPPGDTNTNTDSTEDSETDKMHHNMENRSHMPLMAAGGAQGTDANPDAAVPNKDNKKETEKPAIDLNGPDERPPQNFWTDPPGYVDDIVWPRYVEDHAWLLLPEEEYKSYKFQSQSHETKGMTTAELIARVGDGSAVRTDVGVEVAPGRGELPMSELLRWAVDKVLAYYGA; via the exons atggcctcgcAGCAGGACCGcaccgtcatcatcggcatctCCGGCCCGTCATCCAGCGGCAAGACCACCCTCGCGCGGCTATTGCAGCGTGTCTTTTGCGGTGTGAGACTGGAGGCCAATGGCTCCGATGCAAGTCAGGACGGGAATAAATTGAATACATTTATCATTCACGAGGATGACTTCTACTACCCGGATGACAA AATCCCATGGACAACGACACCCTCGGGTGTCAAACTCCAGGACTGGGACACCGCCGACGCAATCGACATCGACTTCCTCGCACAGGCGCTCGCATATGTGCGTTCCAACGGACACCTCCCCCCGCGACTCCAAAGCAAAGAGGATCAGAACGCGGCCACGGATTTCGGGGTTAGTGATGCGGTCATTGCGGAACTGAGAGATGAAGTGGAGAGTAAATTATCATCCCAACGAAaatcaacaaccacaaccccGCAAAAGGATGGACAGGGACCGGAACAGGGACAGGGAGAAAAAGCCAAAGGGACAATTGCCTTCCTCGAAggattcctcctcttcagtCCCCCGCCTCCACTACAACCACCGTCCCAGCAAAACGGCAGCGACACAGCGCACACCCTCCAGCCAGTCCACTCAAAcatccatctctctctcttcctgcCCTGTTCCTACGACGTCGTCAAGGCAAGACGCGAGGGAAGAACGGGATACGTGACTATCGGACCAGGGCCGGAGCCGCCCGGGGATACAAATACAAACACCGATTCCACCGAAGACTCCGAGACGGACAAAATGCACCATAATATGGAGAACCGATCGCACATGCCCCTCATGGCGGCGGGAGGAGCGCAAGGCACCGACGCGAATCCTGATGCCGCAGTCCCCAATAAAGACAACAAAAAGGAAACCGAAAAGCCGGCAATTGATCTAAACGGCCCAGACGAACGCCCACCACAGAACTTCTGGACTGATCCGCCAGGCTACGTGGATGATATAGTCTGGCCGCGGTATGTGGAGGATCACGCGTGGTTACTGCTTCCGGAAGAGGAGTACAAGTCGTATAAATTCCAGTCTCAATCTCATGAGACCAAGGGAATGACGACGGCGGAGTTGATTGCgcgggttggagatggatcTGCCGTTAGGACGgatgttggggttgaggTTGCCCCCGGTCGTGGGGAATTGCCTATGTCTGAGCTTTTGAGGTGGGCTGTGGATAAGGTGTTGGCTTATTACGGGGCTTGA
- a CDS encoding uncharacterized protein (ID:PFLUO_009412-T1.cds;~source:funannotate) — translation MLTNSSSDFELTIRQQPDRARVAGGKEKERKPIDPPPIVQLRVREEGTYLAQHYLQSPYYFMCCSLYDATEDSPVPVAPSTALAGTLVSSLHRLKDVDNSDGGFFVFGDLSVKIEGNFRLKFTLFEMRKQEVTYLKTIISERFTVSPPKSFPGMKESTFLSRSFADQGVKLRIRKEPRTMMKRSHPQPNEYPPQAMPSRSPDRTSVQMPPTGFPGGYAPTTARDYYYGAAAPAPKRHRTSIDYGRGIEADSRMARPLDTYGRPMEAYGQPTMYGQPGAYPAPMQPYQTGQVVADYGMPYGLQPSAPLTQMSDPSAQSRSTQQATVGQLMGMNQPGTPTPDSTGAMMAQGYRPGPGYATSSTILPPLQQQTRTYPQATNGNPSRGYYDPPSQAATPILPSQPMAHEGAPDTFDHPGSAHGTPQ, via the exons ATGTTAACCAACTCCAGTTCTGACTTTGAGTTGACCATCCGCCAGCAGCCCGACCGGGCGCGCGTGGCGGGGGGCAAGGAGAAAG AGCGCAAGCCCATCGATCCTCCCCCgatcgtccagctccgggTGCGAGAGGAGGGTACCTACTTGGCGCA GCACTACTTGCAAAGCCCGTACTATTTCATGTGCTGCAGCCTGTACGATGCCACAGAGGATAGCCCGGTGCCCGTGGCCCCATCAACGGCGCTCGCCGGAACCCTTGTGTCGTCTCTTCATAGGCTGAAGGATGTGGACAACAGTG ATGGCGGGTTCTTCGTCTTTGGGGATCTGTCGGTCAAGATCGAGGGCAATTTCCGTCTGAAATTCACATTGTTCGAGATGCGCAA ACAAGAGGTGACCTACTTgaagaccatcatctccgagCGGTTTACCG TGTCTCCTCCCAAGAGTTTTCCCGGCATGAAGGAGTCAACTTTCCTCTCTCGATCGTTTGCGGACCAGGGAGTCAAACTACGGATTCGCAAGGAACCCAGGACTATGAT GAAACGCTCTCATCCCCAACCAAATGAGTACCCGCCGCAGGCGATGCCTTCACGCTCGCCAGATCGCACATCGGTGCAGATGCCTCCGACTGGCTTTCCAGGAGGGTatgcgccgacgacggcgCGCGACTACTATTATGGTGCAGCGGCACCGGCCCCCAAGCGCCACCGGACATCTATCGATTATGGGCGTGGCATTGAAGCGGATAGTCGGATGGCTCGTCCGCTGGACACGTACGGTCGTCCAATGGAGGCGTATGGCCAGCCTACCATGTACGGACAGCCGGGAGCGTACCCAGCGCCGATGCAGCCTTACCAAACTGGACAAGTGGTGGCCGATTACGGG ATGCCCTATGGCCTGCAACCATCAGCCCCCCTGACGCAGATGTCTGATCCCTCCGCACAAAGTCGGAGCACCCAGCAAGCCACCGTGGGGCAGCTGATGGGCATGAACCAACCCGGTACTCCT ACCCCAGATTCGACAGGAGCGATGATGGCCCAGGGATACCGGCCCGGCCCGGGATACGCTACGAGCTCTACCATTCTTCCTCCGCTGCAACAGCAAACCCGCACCTATCCCCAGGCGACCAACGGCAATCCCTCGCGAGGGTACTATGATCCGCCCTCGCAAGCAGCCACGCCGATTCTTCCCTCTCAGCCCATGGCCCACGAAGGCGCCCCAGACACCTTTGACCACCCGGGGTCTGCGCATGGGACTCCTCAATAA
- a CDS encoding uncharacterized protein (ID:PFLUO_009408-T1.cds;~source:funannotate) yields MDLNGPALAPPPGVVPNLTNPPNNNPLAIGVLTACVAVSTLCLFLRAYARVWLARKLQVEEIMTICAYGCFWGAIYAEIKFVESPGFFVHQWNVKLGDMISTEYWVLIFGVFYSITLPMLKAAILIEWCRMFAPRGRRSEGYFWWGCVVVIAIQIMSGIGVVVALNLQCIPHRAIWDIAIQATSKCFDLYKLQVGSASIQLISDVAILLLPQQVIWSLKMTWQKRLGVSIIFGLGLLACISAAFRLSTTITHGRAADAVWTLGPLAFWATAEMTCGFFILCVPCVPRILKDTGVLRKVKRVFGMKTTTNSKRDMGTGPSNHSRLAGSTIGNSYYKLDNLKASESTEYLHGPKPEGGITRTTRIAVTPESRGTNGDDKFMYP; encoded by the exons ATGGATCTCAACGGACCTGCGCTTGCGCCGCCACCCGGTGTCGTTCCGAACCTGACGAATCCGCCTAATAACAATCCTCTCGCTATTGGCGTGCTGACAGCCTGCGTTGCTGTTTCTACATTATGTCTTTTCTTACGAGCCTATGCTCGTGTCTGGTTGGCAAGGAAGCTGCAAGTGGAAGAAA TCATGACGATTTGTGCCTAC GGATGCTTTTGGGGTGCCATTTACGCCGAGATCAAATTTGTCGAAAGCCCCGGATTCTTCGTCCATCAGTGGAATGTTAAATTGGGCGATATGATCTCGACCGAATAT TGGGTCTTGATCTTCGGCGTCTTCTACTCGATCACCCTGCCGATGCTGAAGGCAGCCATCCTGATCGAATGGTGCCGCATGTTCGCTCCACGAGGTCGCCGATCGGAAGGTTACTTCTGGTGGGGCTGCGTGGTGgtcatcgccatccagaTTATGTCGGGCATCGGCGTTGTGGTTGCCTTGAATCTGCAGTGTATCCCTCACAGAGCTATTTGGGACATTGCCATCCAGGCGACGAGCAAGTGCTTTGATCTATATAAACTACAAGTGGGATCCGCGAGTATCCAGCTCATCTCTGATGTTGCAATTCTGTTGTTACCGCAGCAGGTGATCTGGTCTCTCAAGATGACGTGGCAGAAGCGATTGGGTGTCTCGATTATCTTTGGATTGGGTCTGCT TGCCTGCATTTCGGCCGCTTTCCGTCTATCTACAACGATCACACATGGCCGAGCTGCGGACGCTGTCTGGACCCTGGGTCCATTGGCCTTCTGGGCGACTGCCGAAATGACCTGCGGTTTCTTCATCCTCTGCGTCCCCTGTGTCCCTCGGATTCTGAAGGATACCGGAGTGCTCCGCAAGGTAAAAAGAGTGTTCGGTATGAAGACAACGACCAATTCCAAGCGGGACATGGGGACCGGCCCCTCGAACCACAGCAGGCTGGCGGGAAGCACGATCGGCAATTCCTACTACAAATTGGACAACCTGAAGGCGTCCGAGTCCACGGAGTATCTACACGGCCCTAAACCCGAAGGCGGGATCACACGCACGACGCGCATCGCTGTTACGCCGGAGTCTCGCGGTACGAATGGAGACGACAAGTTCATGTACCCGTAG